One window of Xanthomonas sp. 10-10 genomic DNA carries:
- a CDS encoding FkbM family methyltransferase has translation MYPFFSHQQLTREIFELRDLLVKPNGMFPVWFNESPKSFLENKEFIVCGSGCRSEIRVLAKSANVIAIVDDFLCENQSHIFGIPVISSDAWVALAAGQSGVVSCILAPCGAGFQHFSKVAAQWGLPALLPLQFLHLLECCKVDRSGETGRFFWYGYEFFNSVIKNVDRLVGAADQLVDDYSRTTWLCILLYRLTLNPFYLEACAVGHDKKKFGLNSYSTNRQFFDFNDREVYVDGGAFNGDTIEGFLRACKGQFKQIHSFEPSASNNQLIRSRLNLLQDQYLKPLAASIVLHEKGLWDINTTLRFNPGQIVPNFEASGPVQPQSAHLVESNIVGHIYERSLEDNVSITVPVTTIDDATDRSATFIKLEIEGSELKALHGARQTIEKNRPKIALSLYHKPEDLMTLTEFIAETDMDYRLGFRQHNRLCPDAMVLYCF, from the coding sequence ATGTATCCATTCTTTTCTCATCAGCAACTGACAAGAGAGATTTTTGAGCTTCGAGATTTGCTTGTGAAGCCAAACGGAATGTTTCCTGTCTGGTTTAATGAGTCGCCAAAAAGCTTTCTTGAAAATAAAGAATTTATAGTTTGTGGCTCAGGTTGTCGATCTGAAATTCGCGTTTTGGCGAAGTCTGCTAATGTCATTGCTATCGTCGACGATTTTCTTTGCGAAAACCAAAGTCATATATTTGGAATCCCCGTAATTAGCTCTGATGCATGGGTCGCATTGGCGGCTGGTCAGAGTGGCGTGGTTTCTTGTATTCTGGCTCCGTGCGGGGCAGGCTTTCAGCACTTCAGTAAAGTAGCCGCTCAGTGGGGTTTGCCCGCGCTGCTTCCGTTGCAATTTCTACATTTACTGGAGTGTTGCAAGGTTGACCGCAGTGGCGAGACCGGTCGATTCTTTTGGTATGGTTACGAATTTTTTAACTCCGTAATAAAAAATGTCGATCGCCTTGTGGGAGCGGCGGATCAACTGGTTGATGACTACTCGCGCACCACTTGGCTATGCATACTATTGTACCGATTAACTTTGAATCCATTTTATCTCGAGGCGTGTGCAGTAGGTCACGATAAGAAGAAGTTTGGGTTAAATTCTTACTCCACTAACCGCCAATTTTTTGATTTTAATGATCGGGAAGTATATGTGGATGGTGGTGCTTTTAATGGGGATACTATTGAGGGTTTCTTGCGGGCATGTAAAGGTCAGTTCAAGCAAATTCATTCTTTTGAACCATCCGCCAGCAATAATCAGTTAATTCGGTCGCGGCTTAATTTGCTGCAAGATCAGTATCTCAAGCCTCTGGCTGCCTCTATTGTCCTCCATGAAAAAGGGTTGTGGGATATTAATACGACCCTTAGATTTAATCCGGGGCAGATTGTTCCGAACTTTGAAGCCTCTGGGCCTGTTCAACCCCAGTCTGCTCATCTAGTGGAATCCAACATCGTTGGTCATATATATGAGAGGTCGCTTGAAGATAATGTTTCGATAACCGTTCCTGTCACGACTATTGACGATGCTACTGACAGATCGGCAACATTCATTAAGCTAGAAATAGAGGGCTCTGAACTCAAGGCGCTCCATGGTGCAAGACAAACGATTGAGAAGAATCGACCGAAGATAGCTCTTTCTCTTTATCATAAGCCTGAAGACTTGATGACATTGACTGAATTTATTGCTGAAACGGATATGGATTACAGGCTTGGCTTTCGCCAGCATAATCGGCTATGTCCTGATGCAATGGTGTTATATTGTTTCTGA
- a CDS encoding IS3 family transposase (programmed frameshift) yields the protein MRTSKFTETQIIATLKQADAGVPVKDICRQVGISTATYYQWKSKYGGLEASELLRVKELESENAKLKRMYAELALDNAAMKDLIGKKTLGPARKREAVRFLIEVHARPLRRSCACVGLSRAAWYAPPLDWTVRDAELIAEIARYVEAHPSRGFWKCSDYLRKQQPGWNPKRIYRVYKAMKLNLRRAAKRRLPKRERVPLYVPRLPDTVWSVDFMSDALACGRRFRTFNVVDDFNREALHIEVDTSINSQRLVRVFEQIKRDHGLPQVVRSDNGPEFLGEAFTSWLKTNGVALQYIQPGKPNQNAFIERFNRTFREEVLDLNFFACLDDVREAAHWWMIDYNEARSHDSLGGMTPVEYRNKHAESSTFEVPA from the exons ATGCGCACATCGAAGTTCACCGAGACACAGATCATCGCCACGCTCAAGCAGGCTGACGCAGGCGTTCCAGTCAAAGACATCTGTCGCCAAGTCGGCATCAGCACGGCGACCTATTACCAGTGGAAGAGCAAGTACGGCGGCTTGGAGGCGTCCGAGCTGCTGCGGGTCAAGGAGCTCGAGTCCGAGAACGCCAAGCTCAAACGGATGTACGCCGAGTTGGCGCTCGACAACGCGGCAATGAAGGACCTGATCG GCAAAAAAACTCTAGGGCCGGCGCGTAAGCGCGAGGCGGTGCGGTTCCTTATCGAGGTCCACGCGCGGCCGTTGCGCCGGTCCTGTGCATGCGTCGGGCTGTCGCGTGCCGCCTGGTACGCACCGCCTCTGGACTGGACGGTGCGCGATGCCGAGCTGATTGCCGAGATCGCGCGTTACGTTGAAGCGCACCCCAGTCGTGGCTTCTGGAAGTGCAGCGACTACCTTCGCAAGCAGCAACCAGGCTGGAATCCCAAACGCATCTATCGCGTTTACAAGGCCATGAAGCTCAACCTACGCCGCGCTGCAAAGCGTCGCCTTCCCAAGCGTGAGCGGGTGCCGCTCTACGTGCCGAGGCTGCCAGACACGGTCTGGTCGGTCGACTTCATGAGCGATGCGCTGGCATGCGGACGACGCTTTCGCACCTTCAACGTGGTGGATGACTTCAATCGCGAGGCGCTGCACATCGAGGTTGACACCTCGATCAACTCGCAACGGCTTGTGCGTGTGTTCGAGCAGATCAAACGCGATCATGGCTTGCCGCAGGTGGTGCGCTCGGACAACGGCCCCGAGTTCCTGGGCGAAGCGTTCACCAGCTGGCTCAAGACGAATGGCGTCGCACTGCAGTACATCCAGCCGGGAAAGCCAAATCAGAATGCCTTCATTGAGCGCTTCAATCGCACGTTCCGCGAGGAAGTGCTCGACCTGAATTTCTTCGCCTGCCTCGACGATGTGCGCGAAGCCGCCCACTGGTGGATGATCGACTACAACGAAGCAAGATCCCATGATTCGCTCGGCGGAATGACCCCGGTCGAGTACCGCAACAAGCACGCCGAAAGCTCTACTTTTGAAGTGCCTGCTTGA
- a CDS encoding FkbM family methyltransferase, producing the protein MMAYQAGRCDDTLSAYAHAHAAMLLLKQGLVGRAQRRLTQAIALEPENPQWHLELARVLRDAAPQEAADSYVTAHRLGSNNAPLEAACLLQPQSVEQVAPLTLWTSDRLDIAAKLQFAQHYLGHSSAKTIDAVGIYRQHIQQRTAGREPDALGKCCVADYELAFAKLIEDMRERGFQDHCAIPLDGDGRLLNGAHRLAAALALGLSTVAVVRLPPQWRAVDWSMSWFLHNGFAPQQINALLSTWLQWHAQTGRFVVIEHHADEQAMKLTLALAQQFGCVAWREVPASLCTALSGTIVAPAALRYILLEAEDQALQTFVAQHNNAYPALRCQALPAQANTRAADLVLDEENLALAHGSLLPADASKGTLGQWIGYRQVPMQCTAATASGFMKWRNLQLLETVHTIIDVGVAEGTPDLYRNLSPAHVIFIEPVTLFAAQVETLRQQFPSSQYLQIGLSDRKEQTVINYREDAPVLSSLLESSSLRDTGAERIIRLPVELHRLDDVFAQLHETDRTTLLKIDTEGYELQILRGAVESLRKMTYVMLELSVIERFHGSYTCQELVSFMQQQGFQLHTCLSASVDAQGYCRVVDAVFINTVASQRTLVANV; encoded by the coding sequence ATGATGGCTTATCAGGCAGGACGTTGCGACGACACGCTCAGCGCGTACGCGCACGCGCACGCTGCGATGTTGTTGCTAAAACAGGGGTTGGTAGGCCGCGCACAGAGACGGCTAACGCAAGCGATTGCGCTGGAGCCGGAGAATCCCCAGTGGCACCTGGAACTTGCACGCGTTCTGCGCGATGCCGCCCCACAAGAGGCCGCAGACAGTTATGTCACTGCACACCGGCTCGGCAGCAACAATGCGCCGCTTGAGGCAGCTTGCCTGTTGCAGCCACAGAGTGTGGAACAAGTAGCACCGCTGACGCTGTGGACGTCGGACCGCCTGGATATCGCGGCAAAACTGCAGTTTGCGCAGCACTATCTAGGCCATTCGTCAGCCAAAACAATCGATGCCGTCGGCATCTACCGTCAACACATCCAGCAGCGCACCGCAGGCCGGGAGCCCGACGCGTTAGGCAAATGCTGCGTGGCCGATTACGAACTCGCATTCGCCAAGCTGATCGAGGACATGCGCGAACGTGGCTTCCAGGATCATTGTGCAATTCCGCTCGACGGCGACGGGCGACTACTCAACGGCGCACATCGCCTCGCTGCCGCTCTCGCGCTAGGCCTGAGCACGGTTGCGGTCGTGCGCCTTCCACCACAGTGGCGGGCGGTCGATTGGAGCATGAGCTGGTTCCTCCACAATGGCTTTGCACCCCAGCAGATCAATGCGCTCTTGAGCACCTGGTTACAGTGGCACGCGCAGACAGGACGTTTTGTAGTGATCGAACACCACGCAGACGAACAGGCCATGAAGCTGACGCTAGCGCTCGCCCAGCAATTCGGCTGCGTGGCCTGGCGCGAAGTGCCAGCATCGCTATGCACCGCGCTGTCCGGCACCATCGTAGCACCGGCAGCATTGCGCTACATACTGCTGGAAGCAGAGGATCAGGCATTGCAGACGTTTGTTGCGCAACACAACAATGCCTATCCCGCACTGCGTTGCCAAGCCCTGCCCGCGCAAGCCAACACGCGAGCGGCGGACTTGGTGTTAGACGAAGAAAACCTTGCGTTAGCACACGGTAGTCTATTACCGGCAGATGCGTCCAAGGGCACTCTTGGCCAATGGATTGGCTATAGGCAAGTGCCGATGCAGTGCACCGCCGCCACGGCTTCCGGCTTCATGAAATGGCGCAACCTGCAACTGCTTGAAACGGTGCACACCATCATCGATGTCGGCGTTGCCGAGGGCACGCCAGATCTGTATCGCAACCTAAGCCCGGCCCACGTGATCTTCATCGAGCCGGTCACGCTGTTCGCTGCGCAGGTGGAGACTCTACGTCAGCAGTTCCCCAGCAGTCAGTATCTGCAGATCGGTTTGTCAGACCGCAAAGAACAGACAGTTATAAACTATCGCGAAGACGCACCGGTGCTCAGCTCGCTGCTGGAAAGCAGCTCGCTACGCGACACCGGCGCCGAACGCATCATCCGCCTGCCGGTGGAATTGCATCGCCTGGATGATGTCTTCGCACAGTTGCACGAAACCGACCGCACTACTTTGTTGAAGATCGATACAGAGGGCTACGAACTGCAGATCCTGCGGGGCGCGGTCGAGTCGTTGCGCAAGATGACCTATGTCATGCTGGAGCTGTCGGTGATCGAGCGTTTCCACGGCTCTTACACTTGTCAGGAATTGGTCTCTTTCATGCAACAGCAAGGGTTCCAGTTGCATACCTGCCTTTCCGCCAGCGTCGATGCACAAGGTTACTGCCGCGTGGTGGATGCAGTCTTCATCAATACCGTTGCGTCGCAACGTACGCTTGTCGCAAATGTTTGA
- a CDS encoding class I SAM-dependent methyltransferase has protein sequence MKTTIVLLPDLLRQARAFPEGFFDLIREPIRQGCGIDIGTVPRASAPSKRGDGFDLARFQQLALGDVGTWSSSYHQINEQANAYLLQHLLGADLLLSFEMPPWLIALCHQQRITFIDIRVSPLRFGRDLYIALQCNDSVLAERIAAHTVLDEELRLEAAVLAANIRMHQKRMEDERGYTFTDLGGAMLFIGQAPYDASLLAEDGRSLRCEDFAERLQQLCASRRLLYKPHPFAGDFAQQERATLERITGQRAVISSQNAYQILSAQDDVELIGISSGLLQEATWFDKVVHTLFKPFVPLAASEADTQAYQQIHFKSFLSPGFWHQVLAPECEPPRLSELPTLIHHHARETLDQWWDYSKVLTWERALAHETVARNGLARLHERVEVLERALPAISSCQALPPSNLKLNSTPPDDAQWQACLHAIQQQIAAEPLQFGRGQLYQGHEGWQLSGQRPTLRRLAEYRVDSWLPEQASVLDIGCNIGMFGLALAPVIRSYHGIDHTQALIDIARRLAAACRVDNCQFECSGFAEFMVDDRRRYDVVFSFAVHVWIGIPIAQYAKVLHGLLAPGGRLILESNNLATNDKDFFANIEHVLAAGFQVHSRGLLKDDGIIERAFYVFDRIEEPAA, from the coding sequence ATGAAGACAACAATTGTCCTGCTGCCAGATTTGCTCAGGCAGGCGCGCGCCTTTCCAGAAGGCTTCTTTGATTTGATCCGCGAACCGATCCGTCAAGGATGCGGCATCGATATCGGCACCGTTCCACGGGCTTCGGCGCCAAGCAAGAGAGGTGATGGTTTCGATCTCGCCAGATTTCAGCAACTGGCACTGGGAGACGTCGGCACCTGGTCCTCCAGCTATCACCAGATCAACGAGCAGGCCAATGCCTATCTGCTGCAGCACCTGCTTGGCGCTGATCTGCTTCTGTCCTTCGAAATGCCGCCTTGGCTGATCGCGTTATGTCATCAGCAGCGCATCACCTTTATCGACATCCGTGTTTCGCCGCTTCGTTTTGGGCGCGACCTCTACATCGCTCTGCAATGCAACGATTCAGTACTGGCAGAACGCATCGCCGCGCACACCGTCCTGGACGAAGAGCTACGCCTTGAGGCGGCAGTGCTGGCTGCCAATATCCGCATGCATCAAAAGCGGATGGAGGACGAGCGTGGCTACACCTTCACCGATCTGGGTGGAGCGATGCTGTTTATCGGCCAAGCGCCCTACGATGCGTCCTTGCTGGCTGAAGACGGACGCTCGCTGCGCTGCGAGGATTTTGCCGAGCGGCTGCAGCAGTTGTGCGCGTCGCGACGCCTGCTCTACAAGCCGCATCCTTTTGCCGGTGATTTCGCGCAGCAAGAGCGTGCCACGTTAGAGCGCATCACCGGGCAGCGTGCGGTGATCAGCTCGCAGAATGCTTACCAGATCCTGAGCGCGCAGGACGACGTCGAATTGATCGGTATCTCGTCGGGATTGCTTCAGGAGGCAACTTGGTTCGACAAGGTGGTGCATACATTGTTCAAGCCCTTCGTGCCCCTTGCCGCCTCTGAGGCAGATACGCAGGCGTATCAGCAGATCCATTTTAAGTCTTTCCTGTCTCCCGGATTCTGGCATCAGGTGCTAGCCCCCGAGTGTGAACCGCCACGACTGAGCGAGCTACCGACACTGATTCATCACCATGCACGAGAAACGCTGGATCAATGGTGGGATTATTCCAAAGTACTGACCTGGGAACGTGCGCTTGCTCACGAGACGGTCGCGCGCAACGGCTTGGCGCGGTTGCATGAGCGTGTCGAAGTGCTGGAACGGGCACTCCCTGCGATATCGTCATGCCAAGCTCTGCCACCCTCGAACCTGAAGTTAAACAGCACACCGCCAGATGATGCACAGTGGCAGGCGTGCCTGCACGCCATCCAGCAGCAGATCGCTGCCGAGCCGCTGCAGTTCGGCCGTGGCCAGCTCTATCAAGGACACGAGGGTTGGCAACTCTCGGGGCAGCGGCCGACGTTGCGGCGCCTTGCCGAATACCGAGTGGACAGCTGGTTGCCCGAACAGGCCAGCGTGTTGGATATCGGTTGCAATATCGGAATGTTCGGGCTGGCACTGGCGCCGGTGATACGTAGCTACCACGGAATAGACCATACCCAAGCGCTGATCGACATCGCGCGCCGCCTCGCTGCGGCATGCCGCGTCGACAACTGCCAATTCGAATGCAGCGGCTTTGCAGAGTTCATGGTTGACGACCGGCGCCGATACGATGTGGTCTTCTCCTTTGCAGTGCATGTGTGGATCGGCATACCCATTGCGCAGTACGCGAAGGTGCTACATGGATTACTGGCGCCGGGCGGGCGACTTATCCTGGAAAGCAACAACTTGGCCACCAACGACAAGGACTTCTTCGCCAATATCGAGCACGTGCTGGCTGCAGGGTTCCAAGTCCATTCGCGTGGGCTGCTCAAGGACGACGGCATCATCGAACGCGCGTTCTACGTATTCGACAGGATTGAGGAACCAGCGGCATGA
- a CDS encoding acetyltransferase has translation MTLRVVAGHGRALEEAFELAEQLLPGCVRIALPSADAHNFDRDLLCSAYSPEEVEVFVALDERAVNFARQKLIADVRLAGYRTYNLVSPSAIVENSVRLMGNVFVGAGCNIAKGCVVGMGSWLDRQVILDHDVRLGTCVSLRAGVILADHVHIGSGSTLGAGSFAAPGSKVGKNCEWLLGAKLPPTLPDRSFFDALMPDGAHILR, from the coding sequence GTGACCTTACGCGTCGTTGCAGGGCATGGACGAGCGCTCGAAGAGGCCTTTGAACTTGCAGAACAGCTTCTGCCCGGGTGTGTGCGTATTGCGTTGCCTAGTGCCGATGCCCACAACTTCGACCGTGACCTGCTCTGCAGCGCGTACAGCCCTGAAGAGGTCGAGGTGTTTGTGGCGCTCGACGAGCGTGCGGTCAATTTCGCACGTCAGAAACTGATCGCAGATGTCAGGCTGGCCGGGTATCGCACCTACAACCTGGTGTCGCCAAGCGCCATCGTCGAAAACAGCGTGCGCTTGATGGGTAATGTCTTTGTCGGCGCCGGCTGCAATATTGCCAAGGGGTGTGTCGTTGGCATGGGCAGCTGGCTGGATCGGCAAGTCATTCTGGACCATGACGTCAGGCTTGGAACCTGCGTGAGCCTGCGCGCAGGCGTCATCCTGGCCGATCATGTGCATATAGGATCAGGCTCCACGCTTGGAGCCGGTAGTTTCGCCGCCCCGGGGAGCAAGGTCGGCAAGAACTGCGAGTGGTTGCTTGGCGCAAAGCTGCCGCCGACATTGCCCGACCGCTCGTTTTTTGACGCACTGATGCCGGACGGCGCACACATATTGCGGTAG
- a CDS encoding aromatic ring-hydroxylating dioxygenase subunit alpha, with translation MTRHALDPQHYTSVETFALERERIFGRLWNFAGFSSMVRERNQFFTRTIAGVPVLVQRTTAGIRAFVNQCPHRLSAIQTSNTGQRPMVCPYHAWSFGPEGELRAIPNQDLFRFDDEERARICLHKLHVEEVGQLLFVNLSERPIALQEQFSEAYLAQLRDASSHLDTQVIHSRHRVRYNWKLNMENVKDYNHVPFVHPKTFLPAMTTSVKSTGASSDEPSMVKELLRQARAPALSALSYPTRAPLQEYTSWFRELCNTYGSAQIYYNWFIYPNVNFCSVRGEHFLLQQYEPVAPGETDYHLWMMTARRKEQRTNFTALLSSLIRVERTVIAEDTVVLETLQSGIGPQSRQFIHGDYEEHLVKQHLWYRTHVLGEQQ, from the coding sequence ATGACCCGCCACGCGTTGGACCCGCAGCACTACACCAGCGTTGAGACCTTTGCACTGGAGCGCGAACGGATCTTTGGCCGGCTATGGAACTTCGCCGGCTTCAGCTCGATGGTACGCGAGCGCAACCAGTTCTTCACTCGAACGATCGCTGGCGTACCGGTGCTGGTGCAACGCACGACGGCCGGCATCCGCGCCTTCGTCAATCAATGCCCGCACAGGCTCTCCGCGATCCAGACCAGCAATACGGGCCAACGACCGATGGTATGTCCTTACCACGCTTGGTCGTTCGGCCCCGAGGGCGAACTGCGCGCCATACCGAATCAGGACCTGTTCCGATTCGACGACGAAGAACGTGCACGCATCTGTTTGCACAAGCTGCATGTCGAGGAAGTGGGCCAACTGCTGTTCGTCAACCTGTCCGAACGCCCCATCGCGCTGCAGGAGCAGTTTTCCGAGGCGTATCTGGCCCAATTGCGCGACGCGTCCTCGCACCTGGACACGCAGGTCATCCACAGCCGCCACCGAGTCCGCTACAACTGGAAGCTCAACATGGAGAACGTTAAGGACTACAACCATGTTCCGTTCGTGCATCCAAAAACGTTCCTTCCGGCGATGACCACATCTGTGAAATCGACTGGCGCATCCAGTGATGAGCCATCGATGGTGAAGGAACTACTACGACAGGCCCGAGCGCCGGCGCTGAGCGCACTTAGTTATCCGACCAGGGCACCGTTGCAGGAGTACACGTCCTGGTTTCGTGAACTTTGCAACACCTACGGAAGCGCACAGATTTACTACAATTGGTTTATCTACCCCAACGTGAACTTTTGCAGCGTACGTGGCGAGCATTTTTTGCTGCAGCAATACGAGCCAGTCGCGCCAGGTGAAACCGACTACCACCTATGGATGATGACGGCTCGGCGCAAGGAGCAACGCACAAATTTCACTGCCTTGCTGAGCAGCTTGATTCGCGTTGAACGCACTGTAATTGCGGAAGACACTGTGGTGTTGGAGACACTGCAAAGTGGGATCGGCCCACAATCACGACAGTTTATACATGGTGATTACGAAGAACATCTGGTCAAACAGCATCTTTGGTACCGCACGCATGTGCTGGGAGAGCAACAGTGA
- a CDS encoding acetyltransferase, whose protein sequence is MKRVVIVGAGGLGRQVLAQLQVDYSHGIDWIIAGFLDERGADAVSPALYYPWLGDPQSFVPASDLIFVAAVGDPAMRERQVAPLLAKGAQFISVRTRCTLGARTIYGPTYFGYDVNCGVDCRIGGYGFIDQDTLIGHDVIIGDYVHIGPRSVLAGNVTVGNGAVINTGALIARGITIGEGAVVGMGSVVFNDVPAGQTVIGNPARSIFNKPRAQA, encoded by the coding sequence ATGAAACGTGTTGTCATCGTGGGCGCTGGCGGACTAGGGCGACAAGTGCTTGCACAGCTGCAGGTGGATTACAGCCACGGGATCGATTGGATCATTGCCGGTTTTCTCGACGAACGCGGCGCTGACGCCGTCTCGCCGGCGCTGTATTACCCCTGGCTTGGCGATCCACAGAGCTTCGTCCCGGCGTCCGATCTGATTTTTGTCGCCGCCGTCGGCGACCCCGCGATGCGGGAACGGCAGGTCGCGCCGCTGTTGGCGAAAGGTGCGCAGTTCATTTCAGTGCGCACGCGCTGCACACTTGGCGCGCGCACGATCTACGGCCCTACCTACTTCGGTTACGACGTGAATTGCGGCGTGGACTGCCGCATCGGCGGATATGGTTTCATAGACCAGGACACCTTGATCGGGCACGATGTCATCATTGGAGACTATGTGCATATCGGGCCACGCTCCGTGCTGGCCGGCAACGTCACCGTCGGCAACGGTGCGGTGATCAATACTGGAGCGTTGATCGCACGCGGCATCACCATTGGGGAAGGTGCTGTGGTCGGCATGGGCTCGGTGGTGTTCAACGATGTGCCTGCTGGCCAGACCGTAATCGGCAACCCGGCTCGCTCGATTTTCAACAAGCCGCGAGCGCAGGCATGA
- a CDS encoding SDR family oxidoreductase: MNDQVPFNPFSLTGKRVLVSGASSGLGKAIALSCARMGSELIVTGRDAQRLEATLSELQAISELPHQAVLADLTVASERDALVAALSASLQGVVHSAGISRLCPARMVTEAHLREVQSTNVDAPVLLTQALLKRNLIAADGAILFIASIAAHIGVAGVGAYSASKAALIAYSRCLAMEVIKRRIRVNCLSPALVDTPLLDATAQVVGSLEAERDNYPLGFGQPDDVANAAIFLLSGASRWITGTSLVMDGGLTIS; encoded by the coding sequence GTGAACGATCAAGTTCCTTTCAATCCCTTCAGCCTGACCGGCAAGCGCGTTCTGGTGAGCGGTGCCAGTTCGGGGCTGGGTAAAGCGATTGCGTTAAGTTGCGCACGTATGGGCAGCGAGCTGATCGTTACCGGACGCGACGCGCAGCGTCTGGAAGCGACGTTGAGCGAGCTGCAAGCCATTTCGGAACTGCCGCACCAGGCCGTGCTCGCCGATCTGACCGTTGCATCCGAGCGCGATGCGCTGGTGGCGGCATTGAGTGCATCACTGCAAGGCGTGGTGCATAGCGCAGGCATCTCGCGGCTGTGTCCGGCACGCATGGTCACCGAAGCGCACCTGCGCGAGGTGCAGTCGACCAATGTCGATGCGCCGGTGCTGCTTACCCAGGCCCTCCTAAAGCGCAATCTGATTGCTGCCGACGGCGCGATTCTGTTCATTGCATCCATCGCCGCGCATATCGGTGTTGCTGGGGTCGGCGCGTACTCTGCTTCCAAGGCGGCGCTGATCGCATATTCGCGTTGTCTTGCGATGGAAGTCATCAAGCGCCGCATCCGCGTCAATTGCCTCTCACCTGCGTTGGTCGATACACCGTTATTGGATGCCACCGCGCAAGTCGTCGGCTCGCTGGAAGCAGAACGCGACAACTATCCGTTGGGCTTCGGGCAACCTGACGACGTGGCCAACGCTGCTATTTTCCTGCTGTCGGGCGCTAGCCGTTGGATCACCGGCACCAGCCTGGTGATGGACGGCGGATTGACCATCAGCTGA
- a CDS encoding ketoacyl-ACP synthase III — MPTSTLHNVRFAGMATCVPKRVVSNLTDCRPQIRSERERLVRNIGIETRRMASEWQCFSDMAFDATEVLLEKLQWKREEIDALIVVTQSPDYPIPATAIILQDRLGLSHATVAFDVNLGCSAYPFGINLLGSMIAAGGVKKGLLLVGDRSANLEDPIFSDSGTATALEFRADAPPMHFDLNSDGSGYRAIILPVGGHREPVGIQHLVPYREEADGQWKRGVDLQLDGVAVLSFSTQRIPPAVQKLLDYTGVAKEDIDYFVFHQANRMINETIRKKLGLPVEKVPSTLRDFGNTSGASLPVTMTARINKELESGPKRVLLCGFGIGLSWGTCILDINDAVFPDLIET, encoded by the coding sequence ATGCCGACCTCCACGCTGCACAACGTCCGCTTTGCCGGCATGGCGACCTGCGTGCCGAAGCGGGTCGTGTCCAATCTCACCGACTGCCGGCCGCAGATCCGCTCCGAGCGCGAGCGCCTGGTGCGCAACATCGGCATCGAGACGCGCCGCATGGCTTCGGAGTGGCAGTGTTTCTCCGACATGGCCTTCGATGCGACCGAAGTGCTGCTTGAGAAGCTGCAGTGGAAGCGCGAGGAGATCGATGCGCTGATCGTGGTGACCCAGTCGCCGGATTATCCGATCCCGGCCACCGCCATCATCCTGCAGGATCGACTGGGGCTGTCGCATGCCACGGTCGCCTTCGACGTTAACCTGGGCTGTTCGGCCTACCCGTTCGGCATCAACCTGCTGGGCTCGATGATCGCCGCCGGCGGCGTCAAGAAGGGCCTGCTGCTGGTCGGCGACCGCAGCGCCAATCTGGAAGACCCGATCTTTTCCGATTCCGGCACCGCCACTGCGTTGGAGTTCAGAGCCGACGCGCCGCCGATGCATTTCGACCTCAACAGCGATGGCAGTGGCTATCGCGCGATCATCCTGCCGGTAGGCGGACACCGCGAACCGGTCGGCATACAGCACCTTGTACCCTACCGCGAGGAAGCAGATGGCCAGTGGAAGCGCGGTGTGGATCTGCAACTCGATGGCGTGGCCGTGCTGAGTTTCTCCACCCAGCGCATCCCGCCGGCAGTGCAGAAACTGCTCGACTACACCGGCGTGGCCAAGGAGGACATCGATTACTTCGTGTTCCACCAGGCCAACCGCATGATCAACGAAACCATCCGCAAAAAGCTCGGCCTGCCGGTGGAGAAGGTGCCTTCCACGCTGCGCGACTTCGGCAATACCAGCGGCGCTTCGCTGCCGGTGACCATGACCGCACGCATCAACAAGGAACTGGAATCCGGCCCCAAGCGCGTGCTGCTGTGTGGCTTCGGCATCGGTCTGTCGTGGGGCACCTGCATATTGGACATCAACGATGCGGTGTTTCCTGATTTGATCGAAACCTGA
- a CDS encoding acyl carrier protein produces the protein MTQATFIENFLSATDFQEPVEVTLDTVLLELPEWDSLAALGVIVMFDMEYSKTITGEDLTAAVTVGDLYKLTEA, from the coding sequence ATGACCCAGGCAACATTTATCGAGAACTTCCTCTCCGCCACCGACTTCCAGGAGCCGGTGGAGGTCACACTGGACACCGTGCTACTGGAATTGCCGGAGTGGGACTCGCTGGCAGCGCTGGGTGTGATCGTCATGTTCGACATGGAATACAGCAAGACCATCACCGGCGAAGATCTCACTGCAGCCGTCACCGTCGGCGATCTCTACAAACTGACCGAGGCGTAA